In Longimicrobium sp., the following are encoded in one genomic region:
- a CDS encoding tetratricopeptide repeat protein, whose product MDFLTGYWFFGSLPILALQIFLAVHAVRTGRFYWLFIIFFFPLVGSLVYLFAEYLPSARAGRSGLSTVTKTVKKVLDPGAEIRRLEDQLSLTDTHDNRVALGRAYRQAGRLDDAIRMYESSLEGMYSDAPRALSELSVAYYLAGRLGDARATFDRLRRARQPTAEELTISGRIAEDSGDLDLALREYTAAAPGAGAEARCRQGLVLKRLSRDAEAARAFEEILRHARVSPGHYRKAEKEWIDIAQRETKGAGAAR is encoded by the coding sequence ATGGACTTCCTGACGGGCTACTGGTTCTTCGGCTCCCTGCCGATCCTGGCGCTGCAGATCTTTCTGGCCGTGCACGCTGTCCGCACCGGGCGTTTCTACTGGCTCTTCATCATCTTCTTCTTTCCGCTCGTCGGAAGCCTGGTGTACCTGTTCGCCGAGTACCTGCCCAGCGCGCGGGCCGGCCGCTCGGGGCTGTCGACGGTGACGAAGACGGTGAAGAAGGTACTGGACCCCGGCGCGGAGATCCGCCGGCTGGAGGACCAGCTTTCACTGACGGATACGCACGACAACCGGGTGGCGCTGGGGCGCGCGTACCGGCAGGCCGGCCGCCTGGACGATGCGATCCGCATGTACGAAAGCAGCCTGGAGGGGATGTACTCCGACGCGCCGCGGGCCCTGTCCGAGTTGTCCGTGGCGTACTACCTGGCGGGGCGGCTGGGCGACGCGCGCGCCACGTTCGACCGCCTGCGCCGCGCGCGCCAGCCCACGGCCGAGGAGTTGACGATCAGCGGGCGCATCGCCGAAGACTCCGGCGATTTGGACCTGGCCTTGCGCGAATACACCGCCGCCGCGCCCGGCGCCGGCGCCGAGGCCCGTTGCCGGCAGGGGCTCGTCCTTAAGCGGCTGAGCCGCGACGCCGAGGCCGCGCGCGCCTTCGAGGAGATCCTTCGCCACGCACGCGTGTCGCCAGGCCACTACCGCAAGGCCGAGAAGGAATGGATCGACATCGCCCAGCGCGAAACCAAGGGCGCCGGAGCCGCGCGCTGA
- the fbp gene encoding class 1 fructose-bisphosphatase has product MTSKSLVTIERHIIEAERQFPEATGAFSNILYDIAFAAKMIAREVRRAGLADVLGYTGEVNVQGEEVKKLDEYAHEVIFKALDHTGHLCGMASEEVADFIPIPDRFPTGKYCVLFDPLDGSSNIEANVSVGTIFSVHRKVSDHPRGCGQDCLQPGYSQVAAGYVVYGSSTMLVYTTGNGVHGFTLEPSIGEFLLSHPDIRIPSPGQRIFSVNEGNFMKWSPQQRALVDYLKGLDGTNPKPFSARYIGSLVADFHRNLLYGGMFMYPADDKNPRGKLRLLYEAAPLAMIAEHAGGRASTGTSRIMEIEPESLHERTPLYIGSADQVEMAERFLAGTVGAGMEAALEPLAAGV; this is encoded by the coding sequence GTGACCAGCAAGTCCCTGGTGACCATCGAGCGTCACATCATCGAGGCCGAGCGCCAGTTCCCGGAAGCGACGGGCGCGTTTTCCAACATCCTGTACGACATCGCCTTCGCGGCCAAGATGATCGCCCGCGAGGTGCGCCGCGCCGGCCTGGCCGACGTGCTGGGCTACACGGGCGAGGTGAACGTGCAGGGCGAAGAGGTCAAGAAGCTCGACGAGTACGCCCACGAGGTGATCTTCAAGGCGCTGGACCACACGGGGCACCTGTGCGGCATGGCGTCGGAAGAGGTGGCGGACTTCATCCCCATCCCCGACCGCTTTCCCACGGGCAAGTACTGCGTGCTGTTCGATCCGCTGGACGGCTCGTCGAACATCGAAGCCAACGTCAGCGTGGGCACCATCTTCTCGGTGCATCGCAAGGTGAGCGACCACCCGCGGGGCTGCGGCCAGGACTGCCTGCAGCCGGGCTACAGCCAGGTGGCGGCGGGGTACGTGGTGTACGGCTCGTCGACGATGCTGGTGTACACCACCGGCAACGGCGTGCACGGCTTCACGCTGGAGCCGTCCATCGGCGAGTTCCTGCTTTCGCACCCCGACATCCGCATCCCCAGCCCCGGGCAGCGCATCTTCAGCGTCAACGAGGGCAACTTCATGAAGTGGTCGCCGCAGCAGCGCGCGCTGGTCGACTACCTGAAGGGGCTCGACGGCACCAATCCCAAGCCGTTCAGCGCGCGGTACATCGGCTCGCTCGTGGCCGACTTCCACCGCAACCTGCTGTACGGCGGGATGTTCATGTACCCGGCGGACGACAAGAACCCGCGCGGCAAGCTGCGCCTGCTGTACGAGGCCGCGCCGCTGGCCATGATCGCCGAGCACGCGGGCGGACGCGCGTCCACCGGCACCAGCCGCATCATGGAAATCGAGCCGGAGTCGCTGCACGAGCGCACCCCGCTGTACATCGGCAGCGCCGACCAGGTGGAGATGGCCGAGCGCTTCCTGGCGGGCACCGTGGGCGCTGGGATGGAAGCGGCCCTGGAGCCGCTGGCCGCGGGGGTCTGA
- a CDS encoding DNA internalization-related competence protein ComEC/Rec2 → MPLLLAPWLHRRLFGSAVSSRTGGLLILGAIMAAGAGHGAGARADAERDCRVRLADGDDLVVRGVLAANWMPPPDSAARRPLLPVDAGAVSSAGGPIAGCTGGMRVRLPRGSSPALAGTEVILRGQWRPMPKPVLGSAWPREPAWAGFVMADSLAVVAPARAAAHPLLWARGRAEAQLHRLMGRHGPLADALLLGRRETLDRALADRFAQTGLVHLLAISGTHVALLGDVFVLIGRMLRLSRSRVAWLTIALIAAYLALIGAPASAVRSGIMMALALLATVLQRPSASLPIVSAAALLILAVEPMAALDPGFQLSFAGVLGIILLRGAMLRRIPERYRRNPAARWTTESLVVSVAAFVTTAPVVAHHFGQVAAISIIANLPAIPLSSLALVGIGAAAVLEPVAPPVARLIADGAGLALDLLNRVVDVALLVPGGHAAVARPQWWLWGLAGIAFLLALDATARMRDRVRWAVAVMSSAAAFLLLPFAGRAVDGGMELAFIDVGQGDAVALRTPAGRWLLIDAGERDDGWDAGERRVLPFLRASGARRLEAMVLTHPHADHIGGAAAVMRGMPVGRLIEPGVPVGSPIYLETLKTAEERNVPWAAASQDRGLRVDGVEILFLWPPVDALDTPADANDISAAVRVRYGGFTALLTGDAPAWVEERMIQRYGADALRGDVLKAGHHGSRTSSSAAFLDAVKPELVVVSAGARNRYGHPHREVLSRLRARGIEAARTDQDGTVRILVEEGGTSWARVP, encoded by the coding sequence GTGCCGCTTCTTCTTGCCCCCTGGCTTCACCGCCGGCTCTTCGGCTCTGCAGTCTCCTCGCGAACCGGGGGGCTGCTGATCCTCGGCGCCATCATGGCCGCGGGGGCGGGGCACGGCGCCGGCGCACGGGCGGATGCCGAACGCGACTGCCGGGTGCGGCTTGCGGACGGGGACGATCTCGTCGTCCGCGGCGTGCTCGCGGCCAACTGGATGCCGCCGCCGGATTCCGCCGCGCGCCGGCCCCTGCTCCCGGTGGATGCGGGCGCCGTCTCGTCCGCGGGGGGACCGATCGCGGGATGCACGGGAGGGATGCGCGTGCGCCTGCCGCGAGGGTCCAGCCCCGCCCTGGCTGGCACGGAGGTGATCCTCCGCGGCCAATGGCGGCCGATGCCCAAGCCTGTGCTGGGGAGCGCCTGGCCGCGCGAGCCCGCCTGGGCCGGGTTCGTGATGGCCGATTCGCTCGCCGTGGTCGCCCCCGCGCGCGCCGCCGCGCACCCGCTGCTCTGGGCCCGCGGGCGTGCGGAGGCGCAGCTGCACCGGCTGATGGGGCGGCACGGCCCTCTCGCGGACGCGCTGCTGCTGGGCCGACGCGAGACGCTGGATCGCGCGCTGGCGGACCGGTTCGCGCAGACCGGGCTGGTGCACCTGCTGGCCATCAGCGGAACCCACGTGGCCCTGCTCGGCGACGTGTTCGTGCTGATCGGGCGGATGCTGCGGCTGTCGCGCTCGCGCGTCGCCTGGCTGACCATCGCGCTGATCGCCGCGTACCTGGCCCTAATCGGCGCGCCGGCGTCTGCCGTCCGCTCGGGGATCATGATGGCGCTCGCCCTGCTCGCCACCGTGCTGCAGCGCCCGTCCGCATCGCTCCCCATCGTGTCCGCCGCCGCGCTGCTGATCCTCGCCGTCGAGCCGATGGCTGCGCTGGATCCGGGCTTTCAACTGAGCTTCGCCGGCGTGCTCGGGATCATCCTCCTGCGCGGCGCGATGCTGAGGCGCATCCCGGAGCGGTACCGGCGGAACCCCGCCGCGAGATGGACAACGGAATCGCTGGTTGTCAGCGTCGCCGCGTTCGTTACGACGGCGCCCGTGGTGGCCCATCATTTTGGTCAGGTCGCGGCGATATCGATCATCGCCAACCTGCCGGCGATTCCCCTCAGCAGCCTGGCGCTGGTGGGCATCGGGGCGGCGGCGGTGCTGGAACCCGTGGCCCCGCCCGTCGCGCGGCTGATTGCGGACGGGGCGGGGCTGGCGCTGGACCTGCTGAACCGCGTCGTGGATGTGGCCCTGCTCGTCCCCGGAGGACACGCCGCGGTCGCCCGGCCCCAATGGTGGCTATGGGGATTGGCGGGCATCGCGTTCCTCCTCGCGCTGGACGCGACGGCGCGGATGCGCGACCGGGTGAGGTGGGCGGTCGCGGTGATGTCGTCGGCCGCGGCGTTCCTGCTGCTTCCCTTCGCGGGGAGGGCGGTGGACGGCGGGATGGAGCTGGCGTTCATCGACGTGGGGCAGGGCGACGCCGTGGCGCTGAGGACACCGGCGGGGCGGTGGCTGCTGATCGACGCGGGCGAGCGGGACGACGGGTGGGACGCGGGGGAGCGGCGGGTGCTTCCGTTCCTGCGGGCGAGCGGGGCCAGGCGCCTGGAGGCGATGGTGCTCACGCATCCGCACGCGGACCACATCGGCGGGGCGGCGGCGGTAATGCGGGGGATGCCGGTGGGGCGGCTGATCGAGCCGGGCGTTCCCGTGGGCTCCCCCATCTACCTGGAAACGCTGAAGACGGCAGAGGAGCGCAACGTGCCGTGGGCTGCGGCAAGCCAGGACCGGGGCTTGCGGGTGGACGGAGTAGAGATCCTCTTCCTGTGGCCCCCCGTGGACGCTCTTGACACCCCAGCCGACGCAAACGACATTTCCGCGGCGGTTCGCGTTCGCTACGGCGGCTTTACCGCGCTGCTCACCGGCGATGCCCCGGCCTGGGTGGAGGAACGCATGATCCAGCGCTACGGCGCCGACGCCCTGCGCGGCGACGTGCTGAAGGCCGGGCACCATGGCAGCCGCACGTCATCGTCCGCGGCATTCCTGGACGCGGTGAAGCCGGAACTGGTGGTGGTTTCGGCGGGGGCGCGCAACCGGTATGGGCATCCCCACCGCGAGGTCCTGTCGCGCCTGCGGGCGCGGGGGATCGAGGCCGCGCGCACGGACCAGGACGGCACGGTGCGCATCCTGGTGGAAGAGGGCGGAACGTCGTGGGCGAGGGTGCCGTGA
- a CDS encoding LapA family protein has product MTIPRWLPPAGIALAAGLFTWLNRGERAVVSIGIATFYGAPLTVVLFLAFLAGMLAMLALSLRHDLRMRQELRARGLLAPAPGQGSPVLAPSAPAPAHVPVVEAEETARFVSDDHTARFQGDGTGPRGPYLVDGDGRENDPTLVHQRDGDRPLD; this is encoded by the coding sequence GTGACGATCCCGCGCTGGCTGCCCCCGGCGGGCATTGCCCTGGCCGCGGGGCTGTTCACCTGGCTCAACCGCGGCGAGCGCGCGGTGGTGAGCATCGGGATCGCAACGTTCTACGGCGCGCCGCTCACGGTGGTGCTGTTCCTGGCCTTTCTGGCCGGCATGCTTGCCATGCTGGCGCTGAGCCTGCGCCACGATCTGCGCATGCGCCAGGAGCTGCGCGCCCGCGGGCTGCTGGCTCCGGCGCCGGGCCAGGGTTCACCCGTCCTGGCGCCGAGCGCGCCCGCGCCGGCCCACGTACCTGTCGTCGAGGCGGAGGAGACGGCACGCTTCGTCTCCGACGATCACACGGCACGATTCCAGGGTGACGGCACTGGACCTCGCGGACCTTACCTCGTCGACGGCGACGGCCGCGAGAATGATCCCACGCTCGTCCACCAGCGTGACGGCGATCGTCCCCTGGACTGA
- the miaB gene encoding tRNA (N6-isopentenyl adenosine(37)-C2)-methylthiotransferase MiaB, producing the protein MKRAYIETYGCQMNISDSELMHGILAEQGYTPADKPEDADVILVNTCAIRDHAEQRVIGRVGQLQQIRRDNPDVVIGVTGCMAQRMGESLLGKAGGVDMVMGPDAYRQLPEKLAEVVTRRGPAAARLVPATQAATIAARGLTVLNFDPFENYEGITARRTSAVSAWVPIQRGCNYRCTYCIVPYVRGDEKNRDAQAILDEVRALAADGVPEVTLLGQTVNSYEHGGWNFPRLLREVARVPGIRRVRFTSPHPNDFTRELVEVMAAEPTVCKQLHLPVQAGHDRTLKRMLRRYTVAEYMEKIEWVREAMPGIALSTDIIVGFPGETDEEYQATLDLVRAVRFDDAFLYKYSERDGTPATRLPRDQFVPDEVGQARLEGLIAVHRAIQAEMYQAEVGRTVEVLVEKEGRRGGVQGRTESNKVVTFEAPAELIGYFVDVTLVSTTGATFTGELIPALAAA; encoded by the coding sequence ATGAAGCGAGCCTACATCGAAACGTACGGGTGCCAGATGAACATCAGCGACAGCGAGCTGATGCACGGCATCTTGGCGGAGCAGGGATACACCCCCGCCGACAAGCCCGAGGACGCGGACGTGATCCTGGTGAACACGTGCGCCATCCGCGACCACGCCGAGCAGCGCGTGATCGGGCGCGTGGGCCAGCTTCAGCAGATCCGCCGCGACAACCCCGACGTCGTCATCGGCGTCACGGGGTGCATGGCGCAACGAATGGGCGAGTCGCTTCTGGGCAAGGCGGGCGGCGTGGACATGGTGATGGGCCCCGACGCCTACCGCCAGCTCCCCGAAAAGCTGGCCGAGGTGGTGACTCGCCGCGGCCCCGCGGCGGCGCGCCTGGTGCCCGCCACGCAGGCCGCCACCATCGCCGCGCGCGGCCTGACGGTGCTGAACTTCGACCCGTTCGAGAACTACGAGGGCATCACCGCCCGCCGCACGTCGGCGGTTTCGGCGTGGGTGCCCATTCAGCGCGGCTGCAACTACCGCTGCACGTACTGCATCGTGCCGTACGTGCGCGGCGACGAAAAGAACCGCGACGCGCAGGCCATCCTGGACGAGGTACGCGCCCTGGCCGCCGACGGCGTTCCCGAGGTGACGCTGCTGGGCCAGACGGTGAACTCGTACGAGCACGGCGGCTGGAACTTCCCCCGCCTGCTGCGCGAGGTGGCGCGGGTGCCGGGTATCCGCCGCGTGCGCTTCACCAGCCCGCACCCCAACGACTTCACCCGCGAACTGGTGGAGGTGATGGCCGCCGAGCCCACGGTCTGCAAGCAGCTTCACCTGCCGGTGCAGGCCGGCCACGACCGCACGCTGAAGCGCATGCTGCGCCGGTACACGGTCGCCGAGTACATGGAAAAGATCGAGTGGGTGCGCGAAGCCATGCCCGGCATCGCGCTTTCCACCGACATCATCGTGGGCTTCCCCGGCGAGACCGACGAGGAGTACCAGGCCACGCTGGACCTGGTGCGCGCTGTGCGGTTCGACGACGCGTTCCTGTACAAGTACTCCGAGCGCGACGGCACGCCCGCCACGCGCCTTCCGCGCGACCAGTTCGTTCCCGACGAGGTGGGCCAGGCCCGGCTCGAGGGGCTGATCGCCGTGCACCGCGCGATCCAGGCCGAGATGTACCAGGCCGAGGTGGGGCGCACCGTAGAAGTGCTGGTGGAAAAGGAAGGCCGGCGCGGCGGCGTGCAGGGGCGCACGGAAAGCAACAAGGTGGTCACCTTCGAGGCTCCCGCCGAGCTGATCGGCTACTTCGTGGACGTGACGCTGGTTTCGACCACCGGGGCCACGTTCACGGGAGAGCTGATTCCCGCGCTGGCAGCCGCGTGA
- a CDS encoding PIN domain-containing protein encodes MKLLVDTNVVLDLAQRRPGFAEAAAALFAAIETKRATGFVAGHTLTTAFYVIRRMEGTQSAAFAIGDLLRVLEVVPVERGDLLQALAFQWRDFEDAVQAVCAEKVGVDVIVTRDLADFRESRIPAVSPVGALARLAA; translated from the coding sequence ATGAAACTCCTGGTAGACACGAACGTCGTGCTGGACCTTGCGCAGCGGCGGCCCGGATTCGCGGAGGCCGCCGCAGCCCTGTTCGCCGCGATCGAAACCAAGCGCGCGACCGGGTTCGTCGCCGGACACACGCTCACAACCGCGTTCTACGTCATTCGTCGGATGGAAGGAACCCAGTCTGCTGCCTTCGCCATTGGTGACCTGCTCCGTGTGCTCGAGGTTGTTCCCGTCGAAAGAGGTGACCTTCTGCAAGCGCTCGCTTTCCAGTGGCGAGACTTCGAAGATGCAGTGCAGGCGGTATGCGCGGAGAAAGTGGGAGTGGACGTGATCGTGACCCGCGACCTTGCTGATTTCCGGGAGTCACGGATCCCTGCGGTCTCGCCCGTCGGCGCGCTCGCCCGGCTGGCCGCGTAA
- a CDS encoding CgeB family protein gives MKLVVFGLTISSSWGNGHATTYRALLRAFRERGHEITFYEWDAPWYSGNRDMARPGFVDLKLYEEWNAVAPRAVAEAKEADAVIVGSYVKDGPRVIDALAEAGVDPLFFYDIDTPVTVAALRTDSAEYLRPDQVPLFTRYLSFTGGPFLHEVLERELGAREARPLYCSVDVDRYQPTEIDPLLVSDLAYMGTYAPDRQPVLERYLLEPARRMPERKFYVAGPQYPADTAWPANVLHNPHLPPSLHPVFYSSARWQLNATRADMVAAGWSPSVRLFEAAACGAAIISDRWPGIDHFLTPGKEILLPSTTQEVVQILADTHDDDRRAIGLAARARIVAEHTAEHRAEELESLVGTAAPV, from the coding sequence ATGAAGCTGGTCGTCTTCGGCCTGACCATCTCGTCCAGCTGGGGCAACGGTCACGCGACCACGTACCGCGCCCTGCTGCGCGCCTTCCGCGAGCGCGGCCACGAGATCACCTTCTACGAGTGGGATGCGCCCTGGTACAGCGGCAACCGTGACATGGCGCGTCCCGGCTTCGTGGATTTGAAGCTGTACGAGGAATGGAACGCCGTCGCCCCGCGCGCCGTCGCCGAGGCGAAGGAAGCGGACGCGGTCATCGTCGGCTCGTACGTCAAGGACGGGCCGCGGGTGATCGATGCGCTGGCCGAGGCCGGTGTGGACCCGCTGTTCTTTTACGACATCGACACGCCCGTCACCGTCGCGGCGCTGCGGACGGACAGCGCCGAGTACCTGCGCCCCGACCAGGTTCCGCTGTTCACCCGCTACCTTTCGTTCACCGGCGGCCCCTTCCTCCACGAGGTGCTGGAGCGCGAGCTGGGTGCGCGGGAGGCGAGGCCGCTGTACTGCTCGGTGGATGTGGATCGCTACCAGCCCACGGAGATCGATCCGCTGCTGGTGAGCGACCTGGCCTACATGGGCACCTACGCGCCCGACCGGCAGCCGGTGCTCGAGCGCTATCTGCTGGAGCCGGCGCGGCGGATGCCGGAGCGCAAGTTCTACGTCGCGGGCCCGCAGTACCCGGCGGATACCGCGTGGCCGGCGAACGTGCTCCACAACCCGCACCTGCCGCCGTCGCTGCACCCGGTGTTCTACAGCAGCGCGCGCTGGCAGCTGAACGCCACCCGGGCCGACATGGTGGCCGCGGGCTGGTCACCCTCCGTCCGCCTGTTCGAGGCCGCGGCCTGTGGCGCCGCCATCATCAGCGACCGCTGGCCGGGGATCGACCACTTCCTCACGCCGGGGAAGGAGATCCTGCTCCCCTCGACCACGCAGGAAGTCGTCCAGATCCTCGCCGACACGCACGACGACGACCGCCGCGCCATCGGCCTGGCGGCGCGCGCCCGCATCGTCGCCGAGCACACCGCGGAGCACCGGGCCGAGGAACTGGAGTCCCTCGTGGGGACGGCGGCGCCGGTCTGA
- a CDS encoding CgeB family protein: protein MHLTFFGSSLVSSYWNGAATYYRGLIRALHGLGHQVTFCEPDAYDRQKNRDLKDDPPYARVIVYTTEAERDALIEQAFAESDWVIKCSGVGVWDAELEEAVAARSGGTVMTAFLDVDAPATLSRIAADEADPFRACIPRYDHVFTYGGGPPVVAEYESWGARACTPIYNALDPDEHRPVEGIDVVYDILFMGNRLPDRESRVQEFFFRAAALCPEHKFLLGGEGWGWKQEMPANVTSLGHVPTARHNTVNASARLVLNIHRDSMVQNGWSPATRMFEAAGAASCQVTDEWKGIEDFFAPGDEILVAASAEDVARIVRETSDDDARRIGQAGRSRALADHTYAQRALQMDAILRAPVGSAV from the coding sequence ATGCACCTGACCTTCTTCGGCTCGTCCCTGGTCTCCTCGTACTGGAACGGCGCCGCTACCTACTATCGCGGGCTGATCCGCGCGCTGCACGGGCTGGGGCACCAGGTCACCTTCTGCGAGCCCGACGCGTACGATCGCCAGAAGAACCGCGACCTCAAGGACGATCCGCCCTACGCCCGCGTGATCGTCTACACGACGGAAGCCGAGCGCGACGCCCTGATCGAGCAGGCGTTCGCCGAGAGCGACTGGGTGATCAAGTGCAGCGGCGTCGGCGTGTGGGACGCGGAGCTGGAGGAGGCGGTCGCCGCGCGGTCGGGAGGCACGGTGATGACGGCCTTCCTGGACGTGGACGCGCCCGCCACGCTCAGCCGCATCGCCGCGGACGAGGCGGACCCGTTCCGCGCGTGCATCCCGCGCTACGACCACGTGTTCACCTACGGCGGCGGGCCGCCCGTCGTGGCCGAGTACGAGAGCTGGGGCGCCCGCGCCTGCACTCCGATCTACAACGCGCTGGACCCGGACGAGCACCGGCCCGTGGAAGGCATCGACGTGGTGTACGACATCCTGTTCATGGGCAACCGCCTGCCGGACCGAGAGTCGCGCGTACAGGAGTTCTTCTTTCGCGCCGCCGCGCTCTGCCCCGAGCACAAGTTCCTGCTCGGTGGCGAGGGGTGGGGATGGAAGCAGGAGATGCCGGCCAACGTCACCTCGCTGGGCCACGTGCCCACGGCGCGGCACAATACGGTGAACGCGTCGGCGCGGCTGGTGCTGAACATCCACCGCGACAGCATGGTGCAGAACGGCTGGTCGCCCGCCACGCGCATGTTCGAGGCGGCGGGCGCGGCAAGCTGCCAGGTGACGGACGAGTGGAAGGGCATCGAGGACTTCTTCGCGCCGGGCGACGAGATCCTGGTGGCCGCCAGCGCCGAGGACGTGGCGCGCATCGTTCGCGAAACGTCGGATGATGACGCCCGGCGCATTGGCCAGGCCGGCCGCAGCCGCGCACTGGCGGACCACACCTACGCACAGCGGGCGCTGCAGATGGATGCCATCCTGCGCGCGCCGGTGGGGAGCGCCGTATGA
- a CDS encoding CgeB family protein, whose amino-acid sequence MKFVFFVHSAVSDWNHGNAHFVRGLMSALTRLGHQVVSYEPRGAWSLENLLRDHGVGPVVEFARAYPEIDVRSFDPQSATLGDDLATAVGGADVVLVHEWNDPHVVNAIAPAVRAAGGIALFHDTHHRPWSQPEVIARFDLAAYDGVLAFGDVLRDVYRERFAVERAWTFHEAADVVRFRPLDRPKTQDVMWIGNWGDEERTQELRDYWLGNARRLPELRFVAHGVRYPDYALAELADAGVEFRGWAPSLQVPEAFAHSRVTLHVPRRAYVEALRGIPTIRVFEALACGIPLVSAPWLDSENLFRPGDYVAVQSPAEMGDALRRFATDDDARQRQAERGLETILARHTCDHRAAQLLDIVGELASAGAAGTLATTEAACT is encoded by the coding sequence ATGAAATTCGTCTTCTTCGTCCACAGCGCCGTTTCCGACTGGAACCACGGCAACGCGCACTTCGTCCGCGGGCTGATGAGCGCGCTCACCCGCCTGGGGCACCAGGTGGTGAGCTACGAGCCGCGCGGCGCCTGGTCGCTGGAAAACCTGCTGCGCGACCACGGCGTGGGCCCGGTGGTGGAGTTCGCCCGCGCCTATCCCGAGATCGACGTCCGCTCGTTCGATCCACAATCGGCCACGCTGGGCGACGACCTGGCTACGGCAGTCGGCGGCGCGGACGTGGTCCTGGTGCACGAGTGGAACGATCCGCACGTGGTGAACGCCATCGCTCCGGCGGTGCGCGCGGCGGGCGGCATCGCCCTGTTCCACGACACGCACCACCGTCCGTGGAGTCAGCCAGAGGTCATCGCCCGCTTCGACCTGGCCGCGTACGACGGCGTGCTGGCGTTTGGCGACGTGCTGCGCGACGTGTATCGCGAGCGGTTCGCCGTGGAGCGCGCCTGGACCTTTCACGAGGCGGCCGACGTCGTGCGCTTCCGCCCGCTGGACCGGCCGAAGACGCAGGACGTGATGTGGATCGGCAACTGGGGCGACGAGGAGCGCACGCAGGAGCTGCGCGACTACTGGCTGGGCAACGCGCGGCGCCTTCCCGAGCTGCGCTTCGTGGCCCACGGCGTCCGCTATCCCGACTACGCGCTGGCCGAGCTGGCCGACGCCGGGGTGGAGTTCCGGGGATGGGCGCCGTCGCTGCAGGTGCCGGAGGCGTTCGCGCACAGCCGGGTGACGCTCCACGTTCCCCGCCGCGCCTACGTCGAGGCGCTTCGCGGGATTCCGACCATCCGCGTGTTCGAGGCGCTGGCCTGCGGCATTCCGCTGGTTTCCGCCCCCTGGCTGGACTCGGAAAACCTCTTCCGCCCGGGCGACTACGTGGCCGTGCAGTCCCCGGCGGAGATGGGTGACGCGCTGCGCCGTTTCGCCACGGACGACGACGCGCGCCAGCGCCAGGCGGAGCGCGGGCTTGAAACGATCCTGGCGCGCCACACCTGCGACCATCGCGCGGCCCAGCTGCTGGACATCGTCGGCGAGCTGGCGAGCGCCGGGGCCGCGGGCACCCTCGCCACCACGGAGGCGGCATGCACCTGA